Proteins from a genomic interval of Paenibacillus sp. RC334:
- a CDS encoding VanZ family protein codes for MPSVRLLRTVAFVAFILYTGLLLYWMFLGFGRTLRPGPPYSYNIVPLDTIGRYLRAAQSLPFRVWGVNLLGNIGIFVPFGILLPIIWVSLRRLGSLLLTVVVALVILEVSQMLLGAGTMDVDDVILNVLGMLIGRVVYELLRKRLGIE; via the coding sequence ATGCCTAGCGTCCGTCTGCTTCGTACTGTAGCCTTCGTGGCATTCATTTTATATACGGGACTGTTATTATACTGGATGTTTCTTGGTTTTGGACGTACATTACGACCGGGTCCTCCATATTCGTATAATATAGTTCCGTTGGATACGATCGGGCGATATCTGAGGGCGGCGCAGTCGCTTCCTTTCCGGGTGTGGGGTGTCAATTTGCTCGGTAATATTGGTATATTTGTCCCGTTTGGCATCCTTCTGCCTATCATTTGGGTATCCTTACGCAGATTAGGTAGCTTGCTGCTGACAGTGGTGGTCGCGCTGGTCATTCTTGAAGTGTCCCAAATGCTGCTCGGCGCAGGCACGATGGACGTGGATGATGTGATCCTGAATGTACTGGGCATGCTTATCGGCCGAGTTGTTTACGAGCTTCTACGAAAGAGGTTAGGGATTGAATGA
- a CDS encoding ATP-binding protein: MKEPAAEMAVLRKTIEQLTDEIVKSKAEEENMLNEFSAMNNELVNLQRQLAKSNAALKRTKEEAVRANDLKSTFLAVVSHEFRTPMNGILGMIEMLGSSKLSPDQRQAISVIRESASLLLNMINNLLDISKVEAGQMELEIGNVRVQAIMSHVAQLLEPQIYQKGNRLSIETDSGVADHLEGDSARIMQILLNLLNNANKFTSDGLLVVRTMLVEETEGSQRVRFEVQDSGIGISPEDQVKLFQPYVQAGEGSASQYGGTGLGLWICSSFVELMKGQIGVVSEEGQGSSFWFEIPLVKGTEQVDEVKERETVEQTELGECLREHSHSHAILVAEDNRVNRQVVELQLRHLGFQHIDFAEDGEAAVRATFQRSYACILMDHHMPIMNGIDAAKAIRQREAVEKLPPVPIISLTGNVSEEDRVKGLEVGVNDYLSKPVMIERLSEKLIQWLPKADAEPILDEEVIHEIMMLDEDGSMGLLASLVEMYTSDTPAKISTLIELAAANEPAKVVEVAHELKSGSVSLGIGRLSTLFSDIEQLARENRLEAAQEMLAALQSAYQATCRELERYIRQ, translated from the coding sequence ATGAAGGAACCGGCAGCAGAAATGGCTGTCCTGCGGAAAACGATCGAACAATTAACAGATGAGATTGTGAAAAGCAAGGCTGAAGAAGAAAACATGCTGAATGAATTTTCGGCGATGAATAATGAGCTTGTCAATTTGCAGCGTCAGCTTGCCAAAAGCAATGCGGCTTTAAAGCGGACAAAGGAAGAAGCGGTACGGGCGAATGACTTGAAAAGCACCTTTCTCGCTGTGGTCAGTCATGAATTCAGGACTCCGATGAACGGAATACTCGGGATGATCGAAATGCTGGGTTCATCCAAACTCTCCCCGGATCAACGGCAGGCGATCAGTGTCATACGTGAATCGGCCTCTCTGCTGCTGAACATGATTAATAACCTGCTGGATATATCCAAGGTGGAGGCGGGGCAGATGGAGCTGGAGATCGGAAACGTCAGGGTCCAGGCGATTATGAGCCATGTTGCCCAGTTATTGGAGCCACAAATCTATCAGAAGGGGAACCGTCTGAGTATAGAGACCGATTCCGGGGTAGCAGATCATTTGGAAGGAGATTCGGCACGGATCATGCAGATTCTGCTCAATCTGCTGAACAATGCCAATAAATTTACGAGTGACGGATTGCTAGTTGTTCGGACGATGTTGGTAGAAGAAACAGAGGGTTCCCAGCGTGTTCGGTTTGAGGTGCAGGATTCGGGCATCGGAATTTCACCGGAGGATCAGGTCAAGTTATTTCAGCCCTATGTGCAGGCAGGGGAAGGCAGTGCCTCACAATATGGAGGAACCGGACTGGGACTATGGATATGCAGTTCATTCGTTGAACTGATGAAGGGACAAATTGGAGTCGTCAGTGAGGAAGGTCAAGGCTCCTCGTTTTGGTTTGAGATTCCTCTCGTCAAGGGGACGGAGCAGGTAGACGAAGTAAAGGAGCGTGAAACTGTCGAGCAGACAGAGCTTGGTGAGTGTCTGCGTGAGCATAGTCATTCCCACGCTATTCTGGTAGCTGAGGATAATCGGGTCAATCGTCAGGTGGTAGAGTTACAGCTTCGTCATTTGGGATTCCAGCATATTGATTTTGCGGAAGATGGAGAAGCGGCCGTAAGAGCGACTTTCCAACGATCTTATGCTTGTATTTTGATGGATCATCATATGCCCATCATGAATGGTATTGATGCTGCGAAGGCTATTCGCCAGCGTGAAGCGGTGGAAAAGCTGCCACCAGTACCGATCATTTCTTTGACAGGTAATGTGTCAGAGGAGGACAGAGTGAAGGGCCTGGAGGTAGGAGTGAACGATTATCTATCGAAGCCGGTTATGATCGAACGGCTGTCTGAAAAGCTTATCCAATGGCTTCCCAAGGCCGATGCCGAGCCTATCCTTGATGAAGAAGTTATTCATGAAATTATGATGCTGGACGAGGATGGCAGCATGGGGCTGCTGGCTTCACTCGTAGAGATGTACACCAGTGATACACCTGCAAAAATAAGCACATTAATTGAACTGGCTGCCGCGAACGAGCCAGCAAAAGTAGTGGAGGTTGCTCACGAGCTGAAATCAGGTAGCGTGAGTCTGGGAATTGGGCGTTTGTCCACGTTATTTTCCGATATTGAGCAGCTTGCACGGGAGAACCGACTTGAAGCTGCGCAAGAGATGCTGGCTGCACTTCAGTCTGCTTATCAGGCAACGTGTAGGGAATTGGAACGGTATATCCGTCAGTAA
- a CDS encoding nucleotidyltransferase family protein, whose translation MKSEEDVLRIIQYMNDPQVLEDLRYVRELRLPQGCIAAGYVRNRVWDKLHGYTTPTPLNDIDVIYFDPKNTLEERDEHLELSLNRKQAGRNWSVKNQARMHLRNGTAPYASVEDAMSRWPETATAVAIRLNDEDQMEVVCPHGLNDLLDMRVRQSPLFRHTTAFRQRVFEKQWLDNWPLLILEN comes from the coding sequence ATGAAGTCGGAAGAAGATGTGCTACGAATCATACAATATATGAATGATCCACAGGTACTGGAAGACTTGCGCTATGTGCGAGAGCTGAGGCTGCCGCAGGGCTGTATTGCCGCAGGCTATGTACGTAATCGGGTGTGGGACAAGCTGCATGGTTATACAACTCCTACGCCTTTGAATGATATAGATGTTATTTATTTTGATCCGAAAAATACGCTGGAGGAACGGGACGAGCACCTTGAGCTGTCCTTGAACCGCAAGCAGGCGGGACGCAACTGGTCTGTCAAAAATCAGGCGCGGATGCATCTTCGCAACGGGACAGCTCCTTATGCTTCGGTAGAGGATGCGATGAGCCGCTGGCCGGAGACGGCTACGGCAGTAGCGATTAGATTGAATGACGAGGATCAAATGGAGGTCGTTTGTCCGCATGGATTAAATGATCTGCTGGATATGCGGGTACGCCAAAGTCCATTGTTCCGCCACACCACGGCCTTTCGTCAGCGTGTATTTGAGAAGCAGTGGCTGGATAACTGGCCGTTGCTTATTTTGGAGAACTAG
- a CDS encoding methyl-accepting chemotaxis protein, producing MKKWSSLSFFTKNLLLSFFNIVLIGLVLIVSSYLIQRTILIDQLHGQVEKITLKWAEGINVNEVTQAVQEKSYDGPVQAKLRAYLDNITATNPNISQAYIFGTELEDGDKTSVVAMPTTLREAFEKDKLGVGGMYKQPSVVTEGVSHMLDTGKPTFTSFYDDSFGTWTTLTYPLKDSSGKIFAYFAVDADAGAVPAGLTKLLISGATILAIFLLICLALQYWVVKRTLSPIKQLMFGISEVSRGNLDVQIQAGQDDLGVVNRNFNDMVSHINSIMTKVKLTTDEVNESAKELLAICEQNGINSNIINQNINEITGNIRSQEKATGDSARAMAEMASVIQNIAASSATVAEEANSVEKRSNEGNEIMGKVSSQMHLITDTVTNTSRIIKLLNDRSQEIGNIIGTISGISSQTNLLALNASIEAARVGEEGKGFAVVASEVRKLAEQTADATKQITPLIEEIQSEIGQAVKSMEQGNVEAQSGIVVAGQAGELFNNILQATKTVAWQIQEVSSATEEISAGTQEMTATADELSSTVSKTANNSVHIVQTVEEQKASLDSIIESSHKLSSMSEELQEITSYFKIADPNRTKS from the coding sequence TTGAAAAAGTGGAGTAGCTTATCTTTCTTCACCAAGAACTTATTATTATCCTTCTTCAACATCGTATTGATCGGGCTAGTCCTCATTGTGTCCAGCTATTTGATCCAGCGTACAATTTTGATAGACCAATTGCATGGGCAAGTGGAAAAAATCACATTAAAGTGGGCTGAGGGAATTAATGTAAATGAAGTAACCCAAGCTGTTCAGGAAAAAAGTTATGATGGTCCCGTTCAGGCAAAACTCCGCGCTTATCTGGATAACATCACAGCGACGAATCCGAATATCTCTCAAGCTTATATCTTCGGAACCGAGCTGGAAGACGGTGACAAAACATCTGTTGTAGCGATGCCTACCACTCTGAGAGAAGCATTCGAAAAAGATAAACTGGGTGTCGGCGGTATGTACAAACAACCCTCTGTAGTCACAGAAGGTGTAAGCCATATGCTGGATACCGGAAAACCGACGTTTACCAGTTTCTATGATGACAGCTTCGGTACGTGGACAACCTTGACGTATCCGCTTAAAGATTCAAGTGGCAAAATCTTTGCATATTTTGCTGTCGATGCAGATGCAGGCGCTGTACCTGCCGGGTTGACCAAGCTGCTGATCAGCGGTGCTACCATTCTGGCTATCTTCCTGCTCATCTGCTTGGCGCTCCAATATTGGGTCGTGAAGCGTACGTTGTCCCCTATTAAACAACTGATGTTCGGTATCAGTGAAGTAAGCCGTGGAAATCTGGACGTTCAGATTCAAGCAGGGCAAGACGATCTGGGCGTTGTGAATAGAAACTTCAACGATATGGTAAGCCATATTAACAGCATTATGACCAAAGTGAAGCTGACAACTGATGAAGTGAATGAATCGGCGAAGGAATTACTCGCAATCTGCGAACAAAACGGAATCAATTCGAACATCATCAATCAGAACATCAATGAAATTACGGGAAATATCCGTTCACAGGAAAAGGCAACGGGCGATAGCGCACGCGCCATGGCTGAAATGGCCTCGGTTATCCAAAATATTGCCGCCAGTTCCGCCACCGTTGCAGAGGAAGCCAATTCGGTAGAGAAGCGTTCTAATGAAGGCAACGAAATCATGGGCAAAGTTTCTTCACAAATGCATTTGATTACCGATACAGTTACGAATACATCCCGTATTATCAAGTTACTGAACGACCGTTCACAGGAAATTGGTAATATCATCGGTACGATTTCAGGCATTTCCAGCCAAACGAACCTGCTTGCCCTGAATGCTTCTATTGAAGCAGCGCGTGTCGGTGAGGAAGGTAAAGGCTTTGCCGTGGTTGCCAGCGAAGTACGCAAGCTGGCAGAACAAACAGCGGATGCAACGAAACAAATCACGCCGCTGATTGAAGAGATTCAAAGTGAAATCGGTCAAGCTGTGAAGTCGATGGAACAAGGTAACGTTGAGGCACAGAGCGGAATCGTCGTAGCCGGACAAGCAGGCGAGCTGTTCAATAACATTCTTCAAGCAACCAAAACGGTGGCATGGCAAATTCAAGAAGTATCCAGCGCTACCGAGGAAATATCCGCCGGTACGCAGGAAATGACGGCGACAGCGGATGAACTTTCTTCCACCGTAAGCAAAACAGCCAACAACAGTGTTCACATTGTGCAAACGGTTGAGGAACAAAAAGCTTCTCTGGATTCCATCATTGAATCGTCCCATAAGCTGTCTTCCATGTCGGAAGAGCTTCAGGAGATTACTTCTTACTTCAAAATTGCAGACCCTAACCGCACCAAATCATAA
- the rpiA gene encoding ribose-5-phosphate isomerase RpiA: MNLKQKAAEKAVEAIQDGMKVGLGTGSTAYWAIQKIGERVAQGLHIQAVATSQASEDQARELGIPIVPFDQIGRLDVTIDGADEVNEQLVLVKGGGGALLREKIVESNSNRLIIIVDESKDVKVLGAFPLPVEVVPFASVWTLEAIQQTGCQAEWRMKDGERFLTDNGNYIVDCHYGTIENPQELEIRLNQIPGVVDNGLFINMADQVIIARANGQIDVRNK, from the coding sequence ATGAATTTGAAGCAAAAAGCAGCTGAAAAAGCAGTAGAAGCCATTCAGGACGGCATGAAAGTAGGACTCGGCACAGGCTCCACAGCTTATTGGGCCATTCAAAAAATAGGTGAGCGTGTGGCGCAAGGCTTACATATACAGGCTGTAGCTACTTCCCAAGCCTCGGAGGATCAGGCCAGAGAACTGGGAATTCCCATCGTTCCATTTGATCAGATTGGACGACTCGATGTAACCATTGACGGAGCGGACGAGGTGAATGAGCAGCTTGTTCTGGTGAAGGGCGGAGGCGGAGCTTTACTGAGAGAGAAAATCGTGGAAAGCAACAGCAACCGGCTAATCATTATTGTGGACGAGTCCAAGGATGTGAAGGTGCTGGGTGCATTTCCATTACCGGTCGAAGTCGTACCTTTTGCCAGTGTATGGACGTTGGAGGCAATACAGCAGACAGGCTGCCAGGCTGAATGGCGCATGAAGGACGGTGAGCGTTTCCTTACGGATAACGGCAATTATATTGTCGATTGTCATTACGGAACCATTGAGAACCCGCAGGAGCTGGAAATCCGATTGAATCAAATTCCGGGTGTGGTTGATAACGGACTGTTCATTAACATGGCGGACCAGGTTATCATCGCACGGGCCAATGGACAGATTGATGTTCGAAACAAGTGA
- a CDS encoding MFS transporter: MKEQLRSIHPLAWTIIAGTIFGRMATSMSIPFLSIYLTTRLGVSPFHTGMIVSVSSLVGIFASFYGGYISDRIGRRKVMLVSIASWALVFVAFALAEAAWAFFVINALNGLCRSLFEPTSRALLSDVTPKEKRLLIYNMRYAAINVGVVAGPLLGLMLGSASSGTPFMVAAGVYALYGVLLLIQFARYASDLSTGTTAGEAPLRMGEAFRTASRDPVFMPILLGTVFCVMGYAHSNSTMPQFLSLSFEEGTRWFTYMLTANAVCVLAFQYPLVRLASRFSPVNSLIAGNICIAVSLLLCGMLNSGWLFILDMVLFTVGEVLLFTMLDVLIDQIADAQYKGTYFGTIGFNNLGSVLAPLFGGWLLDTYGQTAPLAIFVPVALSVVIGIPFLLVARRRLAQRTARIAAQGGESVQQLSS, translated from the coding sequence ATGAAAGAACAGTTGCGTTCGATTCACCCACTGGCCTGGACGATTATTGCGGGTACTATATTTGGTCGGATGGCGACATCCATGAGTATCCCGTTTTTGTCCATTTATTTGACCACCCGGTTGGGGGTATCCCCTTTCCATACAGGGATGATCGTATCAGTCAGTTCATTAGTTGGCATTTTTGCCAGCTTTTATGGCGGCTATATTTCCGATCGGATCGGACGGCGTAAAGTGATGCTGGTGTCCATCGCCAGTTGGGCGCTTGTATTCGTGGCTTTTGCGCTGGCTGAAGCGGCTTGGGCCTTTTTTGTCATCAATGCTCTGAATGGTCTGTGCAGATCCTTGTTCGAGCCAACCTCGCGGGCGCTGTTATCAGATGTAACCCCCAAGGAAAAAAGACTGCTCATCTACAATATGAGATATGCGGCGATTAATGTAGGTGTAGTGGCAGGGCCGTTGCTTGGTTTGATGTTAGGATCGGCATCCTCGGGTACACCGTTTATGGTGGCGGCTGGTGTGTATGCGCTGTACGGGGTGTTGCTGTTGATCCAATTTGCTCGGTATGCATCGGATCTGAGTACAGGGACAACGGCGGGAGAGGCTCCACTACGGATGGGTGAGGCGTTCCGTACAGCCAGCCGTGATCCGGTGTTTATGCCGATTTTGCTGGGGACGGTATTTTGCGTCATGGGTTATGCTCATTCCAATTCTACGATGCCTCAATTCTTGTCCTTATCCTTCGAGGAAGGAACCCGATGGTTTACATATATGCTTACAGCCAACGCGGTGTGTGTATTGGCTTTTCAATATCCGCTTGTACGGCTGGCAAGCCGTTTTTCCCCGGTGAATTCCTTGATTGCAGGAAATATATGTATTGCAGTCAGCCTGTTACTGTGCGGTATGTTAAATTCGGGCTGGTTGTTTATACTGGATATGGTGCTGTTTACAGTGGGCGAAGTGCTGTTGTTCACGATGCTGGACGTATTGATTGACCAAATTGCAGATGCTCAATATAAAGGGACCTATTTCGGTACGATTGGCTTTAATAATCTGGGTAGCGTGCTTGCTCCTTTGTTTGGTGGCTGGCTGCTGGATACCTATGGTCAAACAGCGCCGCTTGCCATTTTTGTTCCGGTTGCGCTGTCGGTCGTGATTGGCATTCCATTCCTGCTGGTCGCACGCCGCCGTCTGGCGCAGCGTACAGCCCGGATCGCAGCTCAAGGAGGAGAGTCCGTGCAGCAACTGTCATCATAA
- a CDS encoding helix-turn-helix domain-containing protein yields the protein MKKITSDDIIYAALSLFSEKGYDATSVDEIARESGMVKASFYKYFQSKEELLLGTIVLIEKLLDADIKELYLKHQLPSREKLRQLNLIALGRIYKNKVHLLVYSVPLIGSKEEKIAQAIDRVEHHLSNVMVDFLIDAYGESINDYAYDIGFVVKSIIINSFRMSDSELSWTEHQTLAEFIVSITDMLAQSMLSPDVQHQIMWGRDSGFHEDSDQIWTKGRQIAHVLQHMDAVLKQFELDEAIQNEHMQILSRLQGELSEQNVETAHVKALLLFLEQLPELQEDCTKLKAILEV from the coding sequence ATGAAAAAAATAACGAGCGATGATATTATATATGCCGCCCTTTCCCTGTTTTCAGAAAAGGGCTACGATGCCACCTCGGTCGATGAGATTGCCCGCGAAAGCGGGATGGTGAAGGCTTCCTTTTATAAATACTTTCAAAGTAAAGAAGAGTTGCTGCTGGGGACAATCGTCCTGATTGAAAAACTTCTTGATGCAGATATTAAAGAACTTTATTTGAAGCACCAGCTACCTTCCCGTGAAAAGTTGAGACAACTGAATTTGATTGCGCTGGGCCGGATTTATAAGAATAAAGTTCATTTGCTGGTATACTCCGTCCCTTTAATCGGTTCCAAGGAAGAAAAAATCGCACAAGCTATTGACCGTGTTGAACATCATTTATCTAACGTGATGGTTGATTTCTTAATTGATGCTTATGGAGAGTCCATAAATGACTATGCGTACGATATTGGGTTTGTCGTCAAAAGCATTATTATCAATTCCTTCCGAATGAGCGATTCAGAGCTGTCCTGGACGGAACATCAAACACTGGCTGAATTTATCGTCAGCATTACGGATATGCTGGCACAAAGTATGCTGAGCCCTGATGTTCAACATCAAATCATGTGGGGCCGCGATTCCGGATTCCATGAAGATTCTGATCAAATCTGGACCAAAGGAAGACAAATCGCCCATGTGCTTCAACACATGGACGCAGTCTTGAAACAATTCGAATTAGATGAAGCAATCCAGAATGAACATATGCAAATACTAAGCAGGCTACAGGGGGAGCTTTCGGAACAAAACGTGGAAACTGCCCACGTTAAAGCACTCCTCCTTTTTTTGGAGCAGCTACCCGAGTTACAGGAAGACTGTACCAAGCTGAAAGCTATTTTGGAAGTTTAA
- a CDS encoding cobalamin-dependent protein (Presence of a B(12) (cobalamin)-binding domain implies dependence on cobalamin itself, in one of its several forms, or in some unusual lineages, dependence on a cobalamin-like analog.): MSIQQYTAGESLLLQAGNLAELVTNKQYELQPDLLQRFGDNGKEKTKQDSIYSLNYLAESVIVNSPILFTQYVSWLQKLLQGFGITQEDLTTNFRLIQETLKEHFHHPDKSMVLENLDLGIQQIGKREEYTSFITNDNPLAADVGQYLEYLLAGSRRQAMDCIVRLMDEGTSIRHIYKYIFQISQYEIGRLWHEGKITIGQEHFCTAATQFIISTLYPRWLVSGHPGRSLVAACVGSEQHEIGLRMLADLFEMEGWDTYYLGANVPNRSLLQEIVNYKADVVAISATMAYHVHLVKDLITLIRQNSATSHVRIMVGGLPFNLDPRLWQEVGADGCAPGAEEALEVAEHLLSSRV; the protein is encoded by the coding sequence ATGAGTATACAGCAATATACCGCAGGTGAATCGCTATTGCTGCAAGCAGGGAATTTGGCGGAATTAGTCACAAATAAGCAATACGAATTACAGCCGGATCTTTTGCAGCGTTTTGGGGATAACGGTAAAGAAAAAACAAAGCAAGATTCAATATATAGTTTGAACTATTTAGCAGAAAGCGTAATTGTGAATAGCCCTATTCTATTTACTCAATATGTTTCCTGGTTACAAAAGCTCCTGCAAGGTTTTGGTATAACACAAGAGGATTTGACAACCAATTTCAGATTGATACAGGAGACGTTGAAAGAGCATTTTCATCACCCGGATAAAAGCATGGTGCTGGAGAATCTGGATTTAGGGATACAGCAAATTGGGAAGAGAGAGGAATATACATCTTTTATTACGAATGATAATCCTTTAGCGGCTGATGTGGGTCAATATTTAGAGTACTTGCTCGCAGGCAGCCGCAGACAGGCTATGGACTGTATCGTCCGTTTGATGGATGAAGGCACGTCCATTCGGCATATTTATAAATATATATTTCAAATTTCACAATATGAAATAGGACGTCTGTGGCATGAAGGTAAAATCACGATAGGGCAAGAGCATTTCTGCACAGCGGCTACTCAATTTATTATCTCTACTTTGTATCCCAGATGGCTCGTAAGCGGACATCCGGGACGCAGTCTCGTGGCGGCTTGTGTGGGTAGCGAGCAGCATGAAATTGGCTTGCGTATGCTGGCTGATTTATTCGAGATGGAGGGTTGGGATACGTACTATTTGGGAGCTAATGTGCCTAACCGGAGCTTGCTTCAGGAAATTGTGAATTACAAGGCGGACGTGGTGGCTATCTCGGCTACCATGGCTTACCATGTCCATTTGGTAAAGGATCTGATTACTTTAATACGTCAAAATAGCGCTACAAGCCATGTGAGAATTATGGTCGGTGGTTTGCCCTTTAATCTTGATCCACGCTTGTGGCAGGAAGTAGGGGCGGACGGTTGTGCGCCTGGTGCAGAGGAAGCGCTGGAGGTTGCAGAACACCTGCTGTCGTCCAGGGTGTGA
- a CDS encoding GNAT family N-acetyltransferase: MSKLTIVKVKSDHAVLHELIQRLDEDLLERYPADEIYLVDFSNPKVKEMIFAVVYLDEKPVACGGLRPIDAEEMELKRFYVDSSYRRQGIAVSLLAFLEGEARKRGTVRIKLETGAAQPEAIALYTKQGYEPIERFGEYKEDENSLCYGKKLTVSL, translated from the coding sequence ATGTCCAAGCTTACAATTGTAAAGGTTAAAAGCGATCATGCAGTTCTGCATGAATTGATTCAAAGGCTGGATGAGGATTTGCTGGAAAGGTATCCTGCTGATGAAATTTACTTGGTTGATTTTTCCAATCCAAAAGTTAAAGAGATGATTTTCGCTGTTGTGTATTTGGATGAAAAACCGGTCGCTTGCGGTGGGCTTAGGCCTATAGATGCGGAAGAGATGGAGCTTAAACGATTTTATGTCGATTCTTCTTATCGCAGGCAAGGTATTGCCGTCAGTCTGTTAGCTTTCCTGGAAGGTGAGGCCCGGAAACGAGGCACTGTAAGAATCAAGCTGGAGACAGGGGCTGCTCAACCTGAAGCCATTGCGCTTTATACGAAGCAGGGATATGAGCCTATTGAACGATTTGGAGAATATAAAGAGGATGAAAATAGTCTTTGTTACGGTAAGAAGCTGACAGTGTCTTTATAA
- a CDS encoding GDSL-type esterase/lipase family protein: protein MGYHYTAIGDSLTTGAGTLLTGGFVPIYRRMAEARLRTPVSYENLGINGLTSQELLSLIRNNPLFRSALSAAELITVTIGGNDLRPYVSALAGGSGSSASSIPQAVSRTKEHVRQIVHALYQIKSGQREPFIIRMVGLYNPLPGVREAGIYVRQYNSFLATLGGPNYRVANIYPAFEGNERELLSLDRVHPNSRGYRVIAEELNRLGYSPLR from the coding sequence ATGGGTTACCACTACACGGCTATAGGAGATTCATTAACGACAGGTGCCGGGACGCTGCTGACTGGCGGATTTGTGCCTATCTATCGACGAATGGCGGAAGCACGTCTTCGTACTCCAGTCAGTTACGAGAATTTGGGAATCAACGGACTGACATCGCAGGAACTGCTGTCTTTGATCCGCAACAATCCGCTCTTTCGGTCGGCGTTGAGCGCGGCTGAACTCATAACGGTGACGATTGGCGGGAATGATCTGCGCCCATACGTCAGCGCCCTTGCTGGAGGCTCCGGTTCGTCTGCATCGTCCATTCCGCAAGCGGTGAGCCGCACGAAAGAACATGTACGCCAAATCGTACATGCCCTGTATCAGATAAAGTCCGGCCAGCGTGAGCCATTTATCATTCGAATGGTGGGGTTGTATAATCCTTTGCCGGGCGTGCGGGAGGCGGGGATATATGTGCGCCAATATAACTCATTTCTCGCTACGCTGGGCGGTCCGAATTACCGGGTGGCGAACATTTACCCTGCGTTTGAGGGCAACGAAAGGGAACTGCTCTCGCTGGATCGGGTGCATCCGAACAGTCGCGGCTATCGCGTCATTGCGGAGGAGCTGAATCGGCTTGGATATTCGCCATTACGGTGA
- a CDS encoding GNAT family N-acetyltransferase has protein sequence MFKNIKTDSDREEVLELLTYAVLDHPERGEAALRTYQTSDDWKLFGVEDEGLVVGIVGFEEQEDETIVIRHLAVLPENRHRGYARGMLLTLIQERNPKRLTVDTDAEGADFFRNVGFAVYGSEDLSEDGQFHCVYEMDEE, from the coding sequence ATGTTTAAAAATATAAAAACAGATTCAGATCGTGAGGAGGTGCTGGAGCTGCTAACCTACGCCGTGCTGGATCACCCTGAACGCGGAGAAGCAGCTTTACGTACCTATCAAACCTCGGATGACTGGAAGCTGTTCGGTGTAGAAGATGAAGGACTTGTTGTAGGTATTGTCGGATTTGAGGAGCAGGAGGATGAAACCATCGTAATCCGGCATCTGGCCGTGTTGCCTGAAAACCGTCATAGAGGATATGCCAGAGGTATGCTGCTTACGCTCATACAGGAGCGTAATCCGAAACGGCTTACTGTGGACACCGATGCGGAAGGGGCAGATTTTTTTCGCAACGTGGGCTTTGCTGTATACGGATCGGAGGACTTGTCCGAGGATGGGCAATTTCATTGTGTGTATGAAATGGACGAAGAATAA